The genomic segment CAAGCCCGGCGGCGTCGAGCTCGGGGGGACGTTCTAGATGCGCCGCCGCGTCCTCCTCGCGCTCGGCGCGGTGGTGATCCCGACGACGTTCGCGTTCGCGTGCTCGCTCGATCTCGACGAGTCGCTCATCGACCGGAAGGACTCCGGCCCGGTCAATGACGTGGTCGTGCCGGAGGGCAGCACCGTCACCGAGTCGGGCGTGGTCGAGAACCCCTCCGCCGCGGCGTGCACGAGCGACAACGACTGCGTGACGCCGGACAACAAGTGCCTCACCCCGCGCTGCGACCTCGCGCGGCGCGCGTGCGTGTTCGAGGTCTGTCGCTCCGCCGCGTGCACGACCGGCAAGTGCGACGAGGCCGCGCGCACGTGCTCCGCCCCCGTGTCGTACAAGCGACGCGCCGGCACCTTCAGCCTCGCGCAGCCGTTCCTCTGCGCCAACTGCCTCGTCGCCGCGTACCCGTGGGTCTTCGCCGGCACGCAGGGCGGCGTGCTCGCGTACAACGTCAGCGACCCCACCCTCACCGCGCCGCCCGCCGTCCCGATCGTCGGGCTCGGCTTCGTCCCGAACCGCATGGTGCGGAGCGGCAACCGGATCTGGTTCGCGGGCGCAACGACCGGTCAAGCGGCGGGGCCCGGCCGCTTCCCGCTCGCGTACATCGAGGTGCCGTCCGATCCGTTCACCGGCGTCATCCGCGCGACGACGGTGCTGGTGGAGACGAAGGGCGCGCCCGTCACGCCGCGCCTCTTCGCGCGCGAGAGCCGATCGATCCTCCTCACCGGTCCCGCGCCCGGCTTCGCGTCGGCGGTGGTGGAGCCCACCGTCACCGAGCCGGCGTCGCTGACGCTCAACACGTTCGCGCTGCCGGAGGGGACCGACGTCTACGCGTCGAGCGGCACGCGCCTCGTCGCGATGACGAACGGCCCCGGCACGGTGCAGGTCAACCTCGTCTCGAACGCGGGCGCGGGGACGGTGACGGTCGAGAAGCTGATCCCGCTCGACATCGGCGCGGCGAGCGACGCGCGCCGCCTCGGCTTCGGGTGGGCGACCAGCGTCGACGGCTCCGTCTTCTGGGCCGGCGCGACGAACGTCCCGGTCGAGCCCGAGGGCGCGCGCACGGGGCAGGTGAAGGCGTACTTCCTCACCGCCGACGGCAAGGGCGCGATCCCGGACGCGCCGAAGGGCGTCGTCGTGGAGGAGTATCCGGAGCTCTCGGGCCTCGGTCCGGACGCGGACGCGATCCGCTTCCCGATCTTCCTCGACAACGACACGGTGATGATCGCGACCTCGGCGAAGGAAGACGTCACGAAGGTCGCGGTGAACGTCGTGAAGCGCGGGGACCCGCCCACGGTGGTGGCGGATCGGCGCGTCGTGCTCGACACCGGCATCACCACCGTCGTCGCCGCGAGCGCGAGCGACGGCATCGGCTACCTCGGCACGAACGAGAAGGTCGATCGCGACGCCGCCTCGCCCGACACGGGGAGGGTCTACGTGATCGCCCCCGAGTGCACGCCCTGACGTGAAGGTCGCGTTCCGCCCGCCGCGGTGGCTCCGCTCTCCGCACCTGCAGACGATCGCCGGGACGGTCCCCGTCTACGCGCCGCCGAAGACGCACGCGCGCGCGGAGGAAGAGGACCTCCGCATCCCGCTCGGCGACGAGGGTTGCCTTCACGCCCGCGCGTGGTGGGCGACCCCCGCCTCCGAGCGCGCGCCGGCGGTGGTGATCCTGCACGGCATCGCGGGGTCGAAGGACTCGCTCTGCTGCGTGCGCGCGGCGGTGGCGCTCCATCGCGCGGGGTACCACGCCGTGCGGCTCGACATGCGCGCCGCGGGCGAGAGCGTCGTCGACGCGCCGTCGCTCTACCACGGCGGCCTCACGACCGATCTCGATCTCACCGTGCGCCATCTCCTCGCGCACCCCCGCGTCGAGAGCGTGCTCGTGCTCGGCTTCTCCGGCGGCGGGAGCATCGCGTTGAAGCTCGCGGGCGAGTGGGGCAAGGACGCGCCGCCCGGCGTCCGCGCGATCGCGAGCATCTCCGCGCCGCTCGACTACGTCCACGTCGCGGCGCGGATGGACACGTTCGCGTGCGCGCTCTACCGCTACCACGTCCTCGGCGGCCTCCTCGATCGCGCGCGCGCGTTCGCGGAGCGGCACCCGTCCCGCGTCCACTACAAGGTCGCCGACCTCCACGGCATCAAGCGGTTCCGCGCCTACGACGACGCGGTCATCGTGCCGATGCACCGCTTCGAGAGCGTCGATCACTACTACCGCGCGGTGAGCTCCGGTCCCTACCTCGAGAAGATCGAGGTCCCATCCATCGTCATCCACGCGGAGGACGATCCGATGGTGCCGATCCGCGGCGTGCGGCCGTGGTTCCGCGGCGCCGCGCCGAGCGTGCGGACGGTCGTGAGCGAGCACGGCGGGCACATCGGCTGGGTCGGCGGCTTCGACGAGGCGAGCTGGATCAAGGGCTGGGCGATGAGCCACGCGCTCTCGTTCTTCGCGGAGCATCGCTGATGGCGCAGATCGTCTTCCTCCGTCACCTCGCGCGGCTGACCCCCGGCGTGACGTACGCGCGGCTCCTCCGCGGACCGGCCCGTCCGACGTGGTCGTTCCGCTTCGAGCTCTTCGCCGCGACGATGCGCGCGGTGCAGTTCGAGCTCGCGAGCGGCTCGTGGGAGGCGCAGCGCCGCGCGTTCGATCGCCTCGCCGGCACCTACGCGCCCACCGTGCGCCGCGTCCGTCGCGAGCGCGTCACGCTCGGCGGGGTGCCGGCGGAGTGGTTCACGCCGAAGCAACCGGCGCGCACGGAGGCGACGGTGCTCTACGTCCACGGCGGCGGCTACGTGTTCGGCTCGGTGCGATCGCATCAGGAGCTCATCGCGCGCATCGCGCTCGCCGCGCCGGCGCGCGCGCTCGCGCCGGAGTACCGCCTCGCGCCGGAGCACCCGTTCCCGGCCGCGATCGACGACGTCGTCGCGGTGTACCGCGCGCTGCTCGCGGACGGCGTCGCGCCGTCGCGCCTCGTCGTCGCGGGAGACTCCGCCGGCGGCGGTCTCACGATGGCGCTCCTGCAGCGCCTGAAGGCGGCGGGCGATCCGCTCCCCGCCGGTGCGGCGCTCATCTGTCCGTGGGTGGACCTCACCGCGAAGGGCGGCTCGCTCGACGCGCACGCCGCGTTCGACTGGAGCAACGAGACGGTCGGCAACCGCTGGAGCGCGACGTACCTGAACGGCCACGATCCGAAGGACCCGCTCGCCTCCGCGGTGTTCGGCGACCTCGCGGGCCTGCCGCCGCTCCTCGTCCAGGTCGGCGGCGCGGAGCTGATCTACGACCAGTCCGTCGCCCTCGCGAAGCGCGCGCGCGAGGCCGGCGTCGACGCACGCCTCGTCGTCGGCGAAGACATGATCCACGACTGGCCCACCTTCGCGAACCTCTTCCCCGACTGCGCCCGCCCCATCGACGAGCTCGGCGCCTTCATCCGCGAAGCGACGAAGACCTGAGCTCTCTGGTTCGAGAGGGGCCAGCCCCTCTCGAGCTCACCCCGCCGGGGCCTCTCCGCGCGCGGGGCGCGCTCCGCCGCCCCGGGCCCCCGAGAGGGGCGACCGTGGTTCAGGACGTGATTGTGTTTTCGAGGCGGCCGAGGCGGTCGATCTCGAGCGCGACGACGTCGCCGACCTGCAGCCACTGGTTGTCGGTGATCTTCGAGCCGTTCAGCTCGAGGAAGCAGCCGGTCCCGCAGGTGCCGGAGCCGATGACGTCGCCGGGGTAGAGCGTGACGCCGTAGCTCGCGCGCTCGAGGATCTGCGCGAAGGTCCACGTCATGTCCTTCACGTTGCCGGTCGAGACCTGCTTGCCGTTCACGAAGGCGCGCATCCCGAGGTCGTAGTGGTCGCCGGCGTCGGTCTTCTTCGCCCTTGGCGCGAGCTCGTCCATCGTGACGAGGTAGGGGCCGAGGCCGGTCGCGAAGTCCTTGCCCTTCGCGGGCCCGAGCGAGAGCGTCATCTCCTGCATCTGGAGCGCGCGGGCGGAGAAGTCGTTCATGATCGTCATGCCGAAGACGTACGCGTCGGCCTCTTTCGCGGAGAGGTCGCGGCCCTCGCGCCCGACCACGATCGCGGCCTCGAGCTCGAAGTCGAGGCGCTCGAGGTGCCGCTCCTTCACCTTCACCGGTCCCGGGCCGACGACCGCCTGATGGTTCGTGAAGTAGAACACGGGAAATTGGTCGAACTCGGGGATCATGTCGAGACCGCGATTTTTGCGCGCGGTCGCGACGTGCTGCCGGAAGGCGTAGCCGTCGCGCATCGAGGGCGGCCGCGGGATGGGGGAGAGCAGCGTCACCGCGGAGAGCGACACCAGCGTCGGCCCGCCCTCGTGCATCTCGGGGAGGTTGGTCGACTCCCACGCCGCGAGGACGTCGCGCGCGGCGTCGAGGCCCTGCGTCCCGTGCTCGACGAGGGCGAGGACGGAGTAGCCGTCGAGCTTGCGGTCGAGGCAGGCGAGCCCGCGCTTCAGGTCGATGATCGTGTCGAGGCGATCGCCGACGAGGAGGCCGCTGCGCGTCTCGGCGCCCTGCTTGTACGTGACGAGCTTCATGCCGGTGCCTGTTAGCACACGCGCACCAGTGTAGGCTCATGTCGTGACGTGCTCCGCCGAACGCGCTATCTGAGACGCGATGCTCCTCGGGTGGTTGCCGAAGTCCGCGTACGGGATCGTCCACGAGCTGACGCGGCACATCCTGAAGCGGCCGGTCGTCGGGATCTGCGCGGTCCCGCGCACCCCGGACGGGCGGATCGTCCTCGTTCGCCGCGCCGACAACGGGATGTGGTGCCTGCCGGGCGGGACGCTGGAGTGGGGCGAGACGCTCACGGCCGG from the Labilithrix sp. genome contains:
- a CDS encoding alpha/beta hydrolase, producing MAQIVFLRHLARLTPGVTYARLLRGPARPTWSFRFELFAATMRAVQFELASGSWEAQRRAFDRLAGTYAPTVRRVRRERVTLGGVPAEWFTPKQPARTEATVLYVHGGGYVFGSVRSHQELIARIALAAPARALAPEYRLAPEHPFPAAIDDVVAVYRALLADGVAPSRLVVAGDSAGGGLTMALLQRLKAAGDPLPAGAALICPWVDLTAKGGSLDAHAAFDWSNETVGNRWSATYLNGHDPKDPLASAVFGDLAGLPPLLVQVGGAELIYDQSVALAKRAREAGVDARLVVGEDMIHDWPTFANLFPDCARPIDELGAFIREATKT
- a CDS encoding fumarylacetoacetate hydrolase family protein, whose amino-acid sequence is MKLVTYKQGAETRSGLLVGDRLDTIIDLKRGLACLDRKLDGYSVLALVEHGTQGLDAARDVLAAWESTNLPEMHEGGPTLVSLSAVTLLSPIPRPPSMRDGYAFRQHVATARKNRGLDMIPEFDQFPVFYFTNHQAVVGPGPVKVKERHLERLDFELEAAIVVGREGRDLSAKEADAYVFGMTIMNDFSARALQMQEMTLSLGPAKGKDFATGLGPYLVTMDELAPRAKKTDAGDHYDLGMRAFVNGKQVSTGNVKDMTWTFAQILERASYGVTLYPGDVIGSGTCGTGCFLELNGSKITDNQWLQVGDVVALEIDRLGRLENTITS
- a CDS encoding alpha/beta fold hydrolase, which gives rise to MKVAFRPPRWLRSPHLQTIAGTVPVYAPPKTHARAEEEDLRIPLGDEGCLHARAWWATPASERAPAVVILHGIAGSKDSLCCVRAAVALHRAGYHAVRLDMRAAGESVVDAPSLYHGGLTTDLDLTVRHLLAHPRVESVLVLGFSGGGSIALKLAGEWGKDAPPGVRAIASISAPLDYVHVAARMDTFACALYRYHVLGGLLDRARAFAERHPSRVHYKVADLHGIKRFRAYDDAVIVPMHRFESVDHYYRAVSSGPYLEKIEVPSIVIHAEDDPMVPIRGVRPWFRGAAPSVRTVVSEHGGHIGWVGGFDEASWIKGWAMSHALSFFAEHR